CAACGCCTTTTCCCTATGAATTACCTgtgtagtttattttaaaatccaagCGAGGCTACAGAGTCACAAGTCACAGTGGTGTTCCCAGCCAGGACTGGCTGTCACGTCACTCATACTCACACAGGAGACGGCCTAGGTAACTGTGCAAGGCTTTTCCTTCCAGGATTCCCTCCATGACGTGCGATAGAAAACCAGAGGGAAGTGTGGGGTTGCTTACTGGCCCCGCGAGCCGGCAGGATCCAGCTGGTTCAGCTCGGACTGATCCAGCAGTTCAAAGTCATCCCCCTCCGCATCCGTGTCCAAGTCCGAGCTGGCCGTTCTGAGGTAAGTCTTTGCACCTCTCTGGGGATTGTCGCTGCGTGAGGAGCCTGGCTGAGGGGCTCCTGACAGCGCAAGCTGTATCATGCCTCTGGTGACGAAGCCAGCTATGTTGTGGGTGAGGTTCTGTACAGATGGCAGCGCACCCGATTCCTCCTGCTCGTAAGGGAGATGCAGGTCTTCTGTCAGCTGTGGGCGGTAAGCCAGGCTGGGGATCCCAATGCTGGTGTCATCTTCGTCATCTATGCCAGTTGCTTCTGGGTTTATGGAAGGGAAGTCGGGGAGATCCCGGGCAAAAGATTCTTCTGGGTCGCTGTGACCATCCAGGTCTAGAAGAGGAGAAAGTGCTTTGAATACACAGCACACGCCAAACCCTCTGAGGCACGGGCAGCGCACACGCGACCGCTGGGCCACCACCTCCCCGAGACAGACCATCTCCTGCCATCTCACAGACCAAACACACTTTAATGTCCCCCTGGCACGGCTATTCAGGGTGCCTGCTGGCCTCCCCGGGCACGCCTGAGGAAGGCAGATGCTGGAGCAGACACCCTCTGCCAGAGGAAACACCCATCACAGAGGGGGCTGCAACCTGCATCCCTGCAGCCGGAGACGGGCAGAGCTGGATCTGCCTTTGAAGAGCAGCTGCCGGTGCTCCACTAAAGCACCACAGGAATGAAGAAGGAAGCTCAGTTCTGACAAAACAGGTGGTGGCATCTCATCTTAGCCAGCAAGACAGACATCAAACAGCTAGGCCTCGAGGACAGAAGGCAACACACCCTCCCTCCAAGCCGTCACACCAGCGCCTGCCAGAGGCTGCCCACTCCCCCTCACCTTCTGACCCCTCTGTCAGGGGAGTCTGGCCCCTCGAAAGGTTAAACATGCCGTTTTCCGTGTAGGAGACCTCCGCGTCCGAATGCTCCGAGTCAGAGATGGTTAGTTCCTTGGCAACCACAGAGTCATCCAGCTTTGAAATTGCAGATAAAATTGGAAACATCAAATACTGGAAAGCTGATTCCTGTGCCTCAAGACAAAACACGTGATCCAGTGGCTGCCAGTGAAACCCAGTGCTCGTGGGAGGCTGGCACCTGAGGCTCATCTCATACGTTAGTGCCCTGCCTAGGAGACTGTGGTTGGTACAAGCAGCTCTGGACATACTTGAGTGAGACAGAATAGGAAAGGCCTCTCTAAAAGGAGAATATCCTCATCTGATCTCCCATCACAATGTACTGGATACAGGGCTACGGACCGCGTGTCCATGCACTGCAGTGAGTTTGTTCTAGTCAGCTGAGCCTTTCTGCTTCTGAGACTTTTTGTTACCTTGGGACAGAACGCAGCGAGCTCCTCTTCACTGTCACTCCCATCATCCACAGCCTCCTGACTGAGAGATCGGTGACGCACTGCCAGAAACCAGAGACAAAGCTTGTTATTGGTGCTAGGATGGGGTCTGTACAGGGCCAGCCTTAGCAGAGCAGAAAAACCCTCAACTGCCAAGCGTGGACATGACACAACCCAGCAGGGACACGATGTGACACAACCCAGGAGGGACACGACGTGACACAACTCAACACACTTCGTTCCACAGTAGAGCAACGGGATCGTTTCTGACTTGGGCTGCTGCAAGATCTTTTGTGGAGATGAACATGTTTAGCAGCTCCCTTGCACCGAGTCCCTCCTCTTTTTTCAGTGCAAGTGCAATATGGAACACGCAGTTCTGGCAGCTCAGAAGCAGAGCAGCTCGGTGCTGTGAAGAGCCCACGCCAGCTGCTCGCTGGGAGCTGCCTGCGGAGGCAGAGCGGCCTCGCTTCCTTCCCAGCGTGGCTGCAAGGACCCGCCGGGGCGCTGGTGGGAGCGCCGTGCCACACACAGCCCTGGCCCTCCCCGAGGCCGGGCTCAGCTCGCAGCTGTTTCAGGTACCGAGGGTCAGAAACACAGTACAGAAACTTACGTTGCTTCTCCCGCTGCTTTGATATCATGTAGCCTCGAACACTGAAATCCAGCCGCTGCAGAGCTGGCTCCAGCTTCATGTACATGCGCTGCCCCAGTCTGTGGTACACAGCAAGGGGCCACAGCAGGATGAAGAGCACTGAGGTAAGTGGGAACTCTGATTAGAAGTTTGTTCAGGACGCTACTTGGCAAATATCTTGCCCATTTTGTGCTGCAGTACAACACACACATGGCATGCAAGATCTCAGTGCTGAAGGCAATGCTGCGGGAGGGGGTTTGGATTGGCGCAATCACCTCTGCCAATTTAACAAAATTGAGAGGCCAACCTATTAGTGCTCAGATCTGTGGTTACTAAGCACTCAAAGATGTTCTCTCTGGACCAGAGACCTTAGAGTCCCAGACAAGAACCACCACATTCCAGGCAGAATGTATTATCGTATATTTTAAAGCCATTCACACAAGCTTCCCTTTCGAGCAGAAGAGCCCCATCCCTCGGACATTCAGCTCCCACTCGCCTCCACCCCTTTTGTCTCGAAAGTCTGTATTTGGCACAGAGATCTACTTACACAGCAAGTACGAGAGCACGAGTCCAGGGATGTACCGGCCCAGGACAGCCAGGAAAGTAAAGACTCCACACACTAGAAGGCAGAACTGAAGACATGGGAGACAGTGAGTTTCCGAGGTTAAGCAGCGCATTCACGCAGTTCTTTGCCATCTTGTTCTCTGCCAATTCTAGGTCAAGATGTAATTCTAACAGCAGCAAAGCCTTCCTAACATCCAGCTACCCCACTCTAGGGCTAGTGCAGAGACAGGAGGTGGCACGCT
This genomic stretch from Strix aluco isolate bStrAlu1 chromosome 24, bStrAlu1.hap1, whole genome shotgun sequence harbors:
- the RETREG3 gene encoding reticulophagy regulator 3, whose protein sequence is MAAAARPGERQRRVQALSAALRGRLGPYEPLLSAAQAALVWERPGRSALWWAAAHGLFWFFALTSLRLLFLVAFTLIIVVCLDQWKNRIWPEIGVARPDELDNESWGYVHPRLLGVPELCHHLAEGWVAGTNFLSNLFIFKRQNPGKFCLLVCGVFTFLAVLGRYIPGLVLSYLLLLFILLWPLAVYHRLGQRMYMKLEPALQRLDFSVRGYMISKQREKQLRHRSLSQEAVDDGSDSEEELAAFCPKLDDSVVAKELTISDSEHSDAEVSYTENGMFNLSRGQTPLTEGSEDLDGHSDPEESFARDLPDFPSINPEATGIDDEDDTSIGIPSLAYRPQLTEDLHLPYEQEESGALPSVQNLTHNIAGFVTRGMIQLALSGAPQPGSSRSDNPQRGAKTYLRTASSDLDTDAEGDDFELLDQSELNQLDPAGSRGQ